Proteins co-encoded in one Bemisia tabaci chromosome 9, PGI_BMITA_v3 genomic window:
- the LOC109038230 gene encoding uncharacterized protein, producing the protein MNPLADTTLQISSTDHSPIERNPPIESSASGRGSPSVDFLFVKCEDGLNFYDESIPPRQVETIPPSSLANPLFVKCEDGLNRCEENTKPRQLATSPSRSSADPLLIKCEDELTLCVKNWQPRTLETIPSRSSATLLTTFKNEPGEENFVPIDPLHTNNDIKRESSLQSFEGQNVVNAENEARTPGYYFCNPSNHDLLITNQREEFLAPLNCSDQKTVSYTTTLLESFHEVTDIQSKGPKTFSCNHCSVIFSQKLQLREHLRTHTEEKPYSCSHGSASSSQKSDLRQHMRIHTDEKPFSCSECSASFSRKVNLMRHIRTHTGEKPFSCSHCPSSFSQKSDLRRHMRIHTDEKPFSCSECSSSFIRRQQLMSHVRMHTGEKPFRCSQCSASFSDKSYLSKHMGVHTDEKPFTCSQCSASFRRKLSLMRHMRRHTGEKQFSCSQCSASFSQKPHLRSHMKTHIGEKPFCCSHCSASFSRKAYLKVHIRTHTGERPYSCSHCLASFPEKQSLKYHLLTHTREKPFSCSQCSASFSHKPHLRSHMQTHTGEKPFCCIQCSASFSRKQNLMRHIRTHSGEKLFNCSHCSSSFSQKSDLRRHMRIHTDEKPFSCSECSSSFARKEQLKSHVRTHTGEKPFRCSQCSASFSDRSYLSKHMRVHTDEKPFTCSQCSVSFSRKLSLMRHMRTHTGERPYSCSHCSASFPEKQKLKYHLRTHTGEKPFSCSQCSASFSHKHTLQGHIRTHTGEKPFSCCQCLTSFRLKSTLTRHMRSHTGEKPFSCSQCSASFSDECSLKSHVVTHTDCRRSSLSGMNPLADTTLQISQTDHSPIERNPPIESSASGRGSPTVDFLFVKCEDGLNFYDESIPPRQVEAIPSSSLANPLFVKCEDGLNRCDEKTKPRQLATSPSRSSADPLLIKCEDELNLCVKNRQPRALETIPSKSSATLLTTFKNEPGEENYIPIDPLHTNNDIKSESSLQSFEGQYVINAENEARTPEDYFCNLSNHDLSITNQREEFLAPLNCSDQNTVSYATTLLDSLHEVTDIQSKGPKTFSCNHCSVIFSQKLQLREHLRTHTGEKPFSCSECSASFSLKHTLQGHIRTHTGEKPFSCCQCLTSFRLKSSLTRHMRSHTGEKPFSCSQCSASFSRKYHLKSHIRTHTGEKPFSCSECSASFSRKVNLMRHIRTHTGERPYSCSHCSASFPEKQSLKYHLQKHTGEKPFSCSQCSASFSHEPHLRSHMQTHTGEKPFCCSHCSASFSRKADLKVHIRTHTGEKPFSCSECSASFSRKVNLMRHIRTHTGEKTFSCSHCPSSFSQKSDLRRHMRIHTDEKPFSCSECSSSFIRKKQLKSHVRTHTGEKPFRCSQCFASFSDKSYLSKHMGVHTDEKPFTCSQCSASFPRKLSLKSHLRTHTGEKPFSCIQCSASYSEKGNLMRHIRTHTGEKPFNCSHCSSSFSQKSDLRRHMRIHTDEKPFCCSECSSSFARKEQLKSHVRTHTGEKPFRCSQCSASFSDRSSLSKHMCVHTDEKPFTCSQCSASFSRKEHLMRHMRTHTGEKPFSCSHCSSSFSQKSDLRRHMRIHTDEKPFSCSECSSSFSRKQQLKSHVRTHTGEKPFRCSQCFASFSDRSYLSKHMRVHTDEKPFTCSPCSASFSRKLSLMRHMRRHTGERPYSCSHCSASFPEKQSLKYHLQKHTGEKPFSCSQCSASFSHEPHLRSHMQTHTGEKPFFCSHCSASFSRKAYLKVHIRTHTGEKPFSCSHCSASFSQKNSLNSHVLTHAGEKPFSCSECSACFCQKSNLRRHIKRIHTGEKPFTCSQ; encoded by the exons ATGAATCCGTTGGCGGATACTACCCTCCAAATTTCTTCAACAGATCACTCGCCGATCGAACGTAATCCACCAATCGAATCATCAGCTTCTGGAAGAGGATCCCCCTCTGTTGACTTTCTCTTTGTGAAATGTGAAGACGGGCTAAACTTTTATGACGAAAGTATCCCACCAAGGCAAGTTGAGACGATTCCTCCCAGTTCTTTAGCAAACCCTCTCTTTGTAAAATGTGAAGACGGACTCAATCGTTGTGAGGAAAATACAAAACCCAGGCAACTTGCGACGAGTCCATCCAGATCTTCAGCAGACCCTCTTCTTATAAAATGTGAAGACGAACTAACTTTATGTGTCAAAAATTGGCAACCCAGGACACTTGAGACGATTCCATCAAGATCTTCAGCAACCCTTTTGACCACATTCAAAAACGAACCaggcgaagaaaattttgttccgaTCGACCCCTTACATACCAATAATGACATCAAAAGAGAATCGTCGTTGCAATCCTTCGAAGGTCAAAATGTCGTAAACGCTGAGAATGAAGCGCGAACACCTGGATATTATTTCTGTAATCCGTCAAACCATGATCTTTTAATCACGAATCAAAGGGAAGAATTTCTAGCTCCTCTGAACTGCAGTGATCAAAAAACTGTATCCTACACAACAACTCTACTTGAATCCTTTCATGAAGTTACGGATATTCAAAGCAAAGGTCCCAAAACATTCAGTTGTAACCATTGCTCTgttattttctcccaaaaactTCAACTGCGAGAACATCTCCGAACGCACACCGAAGAGAAACCATACAGCTGCAGTCACGGTTCGGCCTCCTCCtcccaaaaatccgatttaaggCAGCATATGCGAATTCACACCGATGAGAAACCATTCAGCTGCAGTGAGTGTTCTGCTTCTTTTTCCCGAAAAGTAAATTTGATGAGGCATATacgaacgcacactggtgagaaaccattcagctGCAGTCACTGTCCGTCTTCCTTCtcccaaaaatccgatttaaggCGGCATATGCGAATTCACACCGATGAGAAACCATTCAGCTGCAGTGAGTGTTCGTCTTCTTTTATCCGAAGACAACAGTTGATGAGCCATGTACGAatgcacactggtgagaaaccattccgTTGCAGTCAGTGTTCTGCTTCTTTTTCGGATAAGAGCTATTTATCAAAGCACATGGGTGTGCACACTGATGAAAAACCATTCACCTGCAGTCAGTGTTCGGCGTCTTTTCGGAGAAAACTCAGTTTAATGCGTCATATGCGAAggcacactggtgagaaacaATTTAGTTGCAGTCAGTGTTCGGCTTCTTTCTCCCAAAAACCGCATTTAAGGAGCCACATGAAAACGCACatcggtgagaaaccattctgTTGCAGTCACTGTTCGGCTTCTTTCTCCCGAAAAGCCTATTTAAAGGTCCATATtcgaacgcacactggtgagagACCATACAGTTGCAGTCACTGTTTGGCTTCTTTCCCCGAAAAACAAAGTTTAAAGTACCATTTGCTAACGCACACtcgtgagaaaccattcagttgcagtcagtGCTCGGCTTCATTCTCCCATAAACCGCATTTAAGGAGCCACATGCAAACGCACACTGGCGAGAAACCATTCTGCTGTATTCAGTGTTCGGCTTCTTTTTCCcgaaaacaaaatttgatgagGCATATACGAACGCACAGTGGTGAGAAACTATTCAACTGCAGTCACTGTTCGTCTTCCTTCtcccaaaaatccgatttaaggCGGCATATGCGTATTCACACCGATGAGAAACCATTCAGCTGCAGTGAGTGTTCGTCTTCTTTTGCCCGAAAAGAACAGTTGAAGAGCCATGTacgaacgcacactggtgagaaaccattccgTTGCAGTCAGTGTTCTGCTTCTTTTTCGGATCGGAGCTATTTATCAAAGCACATGCGTGTGCACACTGATGAAAAACCATTCACCTGCAGTCAGTGTTCggtttctttttctagaaaaCTCAGTTTAATGCGTCATatgcgaacgcacactggtgagagACCATACAGTTGCAGTCACTGTTCGGCTTCTTTccccgaaaaacaaaaattaaagtaccatttgcgaacgcacactggtgagaaaccattcagttgcagtcagtGTTCGGCTTCTTTCTCTCATAAGCACACCTTACAAGGGCACATAagaacgcacactggtgagaaaccattcagttgctgTCAGTGTTTGACTTCTTTCAGACTTAAATCAACTTTAACTAGGCACATGCGTTCGCACACTGgggagaaaccattcagttgcagtcaatGTTCGGCTTCTTTTTCCGATGAATGCAGTTTAAAGAGCCATGTGGTAACGCACACCG ACTGCCGTAGAAGCTCACTATCCGGTATGAATCCGTTGGCGGATACTACCCTCCAAATTTCTCAAACCGATCACTCGCCGATCGAACGTAATCCACCAATCGAATCATCAGCTTCTGGAAGAGGATCCCCCACTGTTGACTTTCTCTTTGTGAAATGTGAAGACGGGCTAAATTTTTATGACGAAAGTATCCCGCCAAGGCAAGTTGAGGCGATTCCTTCCAGTTCTTTAGCAAACCCTCTCTTTGTAAAATGTGAAGACGGACTCAATCGTTGTGACGAAAAAACAAAGCCCAGGCAACTTGCGACGAGTCCATCCAGATCTTCAGCAGACCCTCTTCTTATAAAATGTGAAGACGAACTCAATTTATGTGTCAAAAATAGGCAACCCAGGGCACTTGAGACGATTCCATCAAAATCTTCAGCAACCCTTTTGACCACATTCAAAAACGAACCAGGCGAAGAAAATTATATTCCGATCGACCCCTTACATACCAATAATGACATCAAAAGTGAATCGTCGTTGCAATCCTTCGAAGGTCAATATGTCATAAACGCCGAGAATGAAGCGCGAACACCTGAAGATTATTTCTGTAATCTGTCAAACCATGATCTTTCAATCACGAATCAAAGGGAAGAATTTCTAGCTCCTCTGAACTGCAGTGATCAAAATACTGTATCCTACGCAACAACTCTACTTGATTCCTTACATGAAGTTACGGATATTCAAAGCAAAGGTCCCAAAACATTCAGTTGTAACCATTGCTCTgttattttctcccaaaaactTCAACTGCGAGAACATCTccgaacgcacactggtgagaaaccatttagTTGCAGTGAGTGTTCGGCTTCTTTCTCTCTTAAGCACACCTTACAAGGGCACATAagaacgcacactggtgagaaaccattcagttgctgTCAGTGTTTGACTTCTTTCAGACTAAAATCAAGTTTAACTAGGCACATGCGTTCGCACACTGgggagaaaccattcagttgcagtcaatGTTCGGCTTCTTTTTCCCGAAAATACCATTTGAAGAGCCATATacgaacgcacactggtgagaaaccattcagctGCAGTGAGTGTTCGGCTTCTTTTTCCCGAAAAGTAAATTTGATGAGGCATATacgaacgcacactggtgagagACCATACAGTTGCAGTCACTGTTCGGCTTCTTTCCCCGAAAAACAAAGTTTAAAGTACCACTTGCAAaagcacactggtgagaaaccattcagttgcagtcagtGTTCGGCTTCTTTCTCCCATGAACCGCATTTAAGGAGCCACATGCAAACGCAcaccggtgagaaaccattctgTTGCAGTCACTGTTCGGCTTCTTTCTCCCGAAAAGCCGATTTAAAGGTCCATATtcgaacgcacactggtgagaaaccattcagctGCAGTGAGTGTTCGGCTTCTTTTTCCCGAAAAGTAAATTTGATGAGGCATATacgaacgcacactggtgagaaaacATTCAGCTGCAGTCACTGTCCGTCTTCCTTCtcccaaaaatccgatttaaggCGGCACATGCGAATTCACACCGATGAGAAACCATTCAGCTGCAGTGAGTGTTCGTCTTCTTTTATCCGAAAAAAACAGTTGAAGAGCCATGTacgaacgcacactggtgagaaaccattccgTTGCAGTCAGTGTTTTGCTTCTTTTTCGGATAAGAGCTATTTATCAAAGCACATGGGTGTGCACACTGATGAAAAACCATTCACCTGCAGTCAGTGTTCGGCGTCTTTTCCTAGAAAACTCAGTTTAAAGTCCCATTtgcgaacgcacactggtgagaaaccattcagctGCATTCAGTGTTCGGCTTCTTATTCcgaaaaaggaaatttgatgAGGCATATacgaacgcacactggtgagaaaccattcaacTGCAGTCACTGTTCGTCTTCCTTCtcccaaaaatccgatttaaggCGGCATATGCGTATTCACACCGATGAGAAACCATTCTGCTGCAGTGAGTGTTCGTCTTCTTTTGCCCGAAAAGAACAGTTGAAGAGCCATGTacgaacgcacactggtgagaaaccattccgTTGCAGTCAGTGTTCTGCTTCGTTTTCGGATAGGAGCTCTTTATCAAAGCACATGTGTGTGCACACTGATGAAAAACCATTCACCTGCAGTCAGTGTTCGGCTTCTTTTTCCCGAAAAGAACATTTGATGAGGCATatgcgaacgcacactggtgagaaaccattcagctGCAGTCACTGTTCGTCTTCCTTCtcccaaaaatccgatttaaggCGGCATATGCGAATTCACACCGATGAGAAACCATTCAGCTGCAGTGAGTGTTCGTCTTCTTTTTCCCGAAAACAACAGTTGAAGAGCCATGTacgaacgcacactggtgagaaaccattccgTTGCAGTCAGTGTTTTGCTTCTTTTTCGGATAGGAGCTATTTATCAAAGCACATGCGTGTGCACACTGATGAAAAACCATTCACCTGCAGTCCGTGTTCGGCTTCTTTTTCTAGAAAACTCAGTTTAATGCGTCATATGCGAAGGCACACTGGTGAGAGACCATACAGTTGCAGTCACTGTTCGGCTTCTTTCCCCGAAAAACAAAGTTTAAAGTACCACTTGCAAaagcacactggtgagaaaccattcagttgcagtcagtGTTCGGCTTCTTTCTCCCATGAACCGCATTTAAGGAGCCACATGCAAACGCAcaccggtgagaaaccattcttTTGCAGTCACTGTTCGGCTTCTTTCTCCCGAAAAGCCTATTTAAAGGTCCATATtcgaacgcacactggtgagaaaccattcagctGCAGTCATTGTTCGGCttctttttcccaaaaaaatagtttaaatAGCCATGTGTTAACGCAtgctggtgagaaaccattcagttgcagtgaGTGTTCGGCCTGTTTCTGCCAAAAATCCAATTTAAGGAGGCATATTAAGCGAAttcatactggtgagaaaccattcactTGTAGTCAGTAA